In Candidatus Kerfeldbacteria bacterium, a single genomic region encodes these proteins:
- a CDS encoding dihydroorotate dehydrogenase produces MDLFCTCLGLELEHPVMNAAGTCKHLDGDLGVQQFSRSATAMIMVGSATIESRLGNSGDVYYHDTYFSLNSIGLANPGIEYYRRNLPEMNQISHGVGKPLGFSIAGFTPDEYAMMAKVAAEAHVDLIELNLGCPNIWDGGKQKRIASFDPTMIAAILDAVTRQIGTSCRLSVKLSPIADPYLLQQVGSCLSAYPIVKAITVCNTFPNALALKTNGQPEITPASGLGGLAGAALKPIALGQIHQLHTILGEQVSYIGVGGITTGADVRDFLHAGASCVQIATPIMNQGLRSFSIILDGLID; encoded by the coding sequence ATGGATTTATTTTGTACCTGTCTCGGTTTGGAGCTGGAGCATCCGGTCATGAATGCTGCCGGCACCTGCAAACACCTGGACGGCGATCTCGGTGTACAGCAATTTTCCCGTTCTGCCACCGCAATGATTATGGTCGGCTCTGCGACGATTGAGTCACGGTTGGGCAATAGCGGCGACGTGTACTATCACGATACATACTTCTCCCTCAATTCAATCGGCCTGGCCAATCCGGGAATCGAATACTACCGTCGGAACCTGCCTGAGATGAACCAAATCAGTCATGGTGTCGGAAAACCGCTTGGCTTCAGCATCGCTGGCTTCACGCCGGATGAATACGCGATGATGGCAAAGGTGGCGGCTGAAGCGCATGTGGATCTGATCGAGCTCAATCTCGGTTGCCCCAATATCTGGGATGGCGGGAAACAAAAGCGTATTGCCAGCTTTGACCCCACGATGATTGCGGCGATCCTCGATGCGGTCACGCGGCAAATCGGCACGAGCTGCCGACTATCCGTGAAGCTCTCACCAATCGCCGACCCCTACCTGCTCCAGCAAGTCGGGTCATGCCTCTCCGCGTACCCGATCGTCAAAGCGATCACGGTATGCAACACCTTCCCGAATGCCCTGGCACTGAAAACCAACGGCCAGCCAGAGATTACTCCCGCTTCAGGCCTCGGTGGTCTAGCAGGCGCTGCACTCAAACCAATCGCCCTCGGGCAAATCCACCAGCTGCACACAATCCTTGGTGAGCAGGTCAGCTACATCGGCGTCGGCGGTATTACCACTGGCGCAGACGTCCGCGACTTTCTCCATGCCGGCGCTTCGTGCGTGCAAATCGCCACACCCATCATGAACCAGGGACTTCGTTCGTTCAGTATCATCCTCGATGGATTGATTGATTAA
- a CDS encoding M23 family metallopeptidase, whose amino-acid sequence MTRTLFFKLLMAGSAITFLGIACDRPIQSPTQSGSPPMDSSATHDSTRKGEIEPTAASIGGRLSVKWPLGVSPSGWTGVDGDRTGTSSYHRGAEYYARDLAHPSYTRVSIHAGISGQVVKVYKTCANINSACNGGYGNEVVVYDWSRHVAVRYAHLSFVALDVNLGTWVSVGRYLGAMGTSGRSSGPHLHIVSFENIDHFSGGWPIIPTPNDDMYYACITAFYF is encoded by the coding sequence ATGACACGCACGTTATTCTTTAAACTGTTGATGGCCGGTTCGGCTATTACTTTTCTCGGCATCGCCTGCGATCGGCCGATTCAGTCGCCAACGCAGTCTGGCTCTCCGCCGATGGATTCATCCGCCACCCATGATTCCACCCGTAAGGGTGAGATTGAGCCAACCGCGGCCAGCATCGGAGGCCGGTTATCGGTCAAATGGCCACTCGGTGTCAGCCCCAGTGGATGGACGGGTGTTGATGGTGATCGGACCGGCACATCGTCCTATCACCGCGGCGCTGAGTATTATGCTCGCGACCTGGCACACCCGTCATATACCAGAGTTTCCATTCATGCCGGTATCAGTGGACAGGTTGTGAAAGTGTACAAAACATGCGCCAACATCAATAGTGCCTGCAATGGTGGTTATGGTAACGAAGTTGTTGTGTACGACTGGAGTCGTCATGTGGCTGTACGCTATGCGCATCTGTCATTTGTGGCTCTTGATGTAAACTTGGGAACCTGGGTAAGCGTTGGGAGGTATCTTGGCGCCATGGGTACGTCCGGTCGTTCATCGGGGCCGCATCTGCATATCGTATCATTTGAGAATATTGACCACTTCTCAGGTGGTTGGCCGATTATCCCGACCCCCAATGATGATATGTATTACGCCTGCATCACCGCTTTTTACTTCTAG
- a CDS encoding single-stranded DNA-binding protein, with product MNLNKTQIIGNLAVNPEVRTLPSGQSTAFFRVATSHRWVDVKTKKRQEATEFLPVVAWGRLGEVVGKYLKKGDRVYLDGRLHNRSWEGRDKQKHFRTEIVLENLIMLGGAKKKAGDATTKVNDEVVVEEIDVNKVPVSEKE from the coding sequence ATGAATCTGAACAAAACGCAGATCATCGGAAACCTGGCGGTCAATCCGGAAGTCCGGACATTGCCTTCGGGTCAGTCGACCGCTTTCTTCCGCGTGGCCACCAGCCACCGCTGGGTGGACGTGAAGACAAAGAAGCGTCAGGAAGCCACGGAATTTTTACCGGTGGTTGCCTGGGGGCGTTTAGGTGAGGTAGTGGGAAAGTACCTGAAGAAGGGCGATCGGGTATATCTCGACGGCCGGCTGCACAATCGCAGCTGGGAAGGCCGAGATAAGCAGAAACATTTTCGTACGGAAATCGTACTGGAGAATCTCATCATGCTCGGCGGAGCTAAAAAGAAAGCCGGGGATGCGACGACAAAGGTCAATGATGAGGTTGTCGTCGAGGAAATCGACGTTAATAAAGTGCCGGTTTCAGAAAAGGAGTAA
- a CDS encoding metallophosphoesterase: MKRTVIALLTIVAVTILTAAHVWLWQSIIFLFAIDSLSVKWVLGVLFGLLAIGFLPTTYLVHVKENNFTSALYLGAAVWLGSALYIAIASAIALVSVWVFDVDEYRTVIAGIFMTLGLAYAGYGVWNAQFPRLKRITLSAQKFPASWRGRTIVQLSDVHLGAVHHIRFMRRVVNEVKRAQPDLIVITGDLYDGVGRELGLMAQPLAELRPPLGMYYIIGNHETYVGLDRVFDALKDLPMRTLRDEVVEIDGVQLLGADYHLPGHQHDPRPVIDRLDHARPAIVLYHEPVPEIVEHAAEKNVTLMLCGHTHVGQLWPFSYITKKMYHRYHYGRSEVKGMTLYTSPGVGTWGPPLRTGNRPEIVTMTIE; encoded by the coding sequence ATGAAACGGACGGTTATTGCGCTTCTCACCATTGTGGCGGTTACGATTTTGACTGCGGCGCATGTTTGGCTTTGGCAGAGTATTATTTTTCTCTTTGCCATCGATAGCCTCAGCGTGAAATGGGTTCTCGGCGTGCTGTTTGGCTTGCTAGCAATTGGTTTTCTCCCCACCACCTACCTGGTGCATGTTAAGGAAAATAATTTCACCAGTGCACTGTATTTAGGTGCAGCTGTCTGGCTGGGCAGTGCGCTCTATATCGCCATTGCCAGTGCTATTGCACTCGTGAGTGTGTGGGTGTTTGATGTTGATGAATATCGCACGGTTATTGCCGGCATTTTTATGACACTTGGGTTGGCCTACGCGGGATATGGCGTGTGGAATGCTCAGTTCCCCCGGCTGAAACGGATTACTCTGAGCGCACAAAAGTTTCCTGCTTCCTGGCGCGGCCGGACTATTGTGCAGTTGTCTGATGTACACCTGGGCGCGGTTCATCATATCCGATTTATGCGCCGTGTGGTTAACGAGGTGAAGCGGGCTCAACCTGACCTCATTGTTATTACTGGCGACTTGTATGACGGCGTGGGTCGTGAATTGGGGTTGATGGCGCAACCGTTGGCAGAGTTGCGGCCGCCTTTGGGCATGTATTACATCATTGGCAATCATGAGACCTATGTTGGGCTTGATCGGGTTTTCGATGCGCTCAAGGATTTGCCGATGCGGACACTGCGCGATGAAGTCGTAGAGATTGACGGAGTGCAGCTGCTCGGGGCAGATTATCATCTGCCGGGTCATCAGCATGACCCGCGTCCGGTGATTGATAGGCTTGATCACGCTCGACCCGCTATTGTCTTGTATCATGAGCCTGTACCAGAAATCGTCGAGCACGCCGCCGAGAAAAATGTCACCCTGATGTTATGTGGCCATACGCACGTGGGGCAGCTCTGGCCATTTAGCTATATCACGAAGAAAATGTATCATCGCTATCACTATGGCCGTTCTGAAGTGAAAGGCATGACACTATATACGTCACCTGGCGTCGGTACTTGGGGGCCGCCATTGCGCACGGGTAACCGTCCGGAAATTGTCACTATGACGATTGAATAA
- a CDS encoding HD domain-containing protein, with translation MHINKTQRTIINRVAREMRRRFGGEASGHDWQHFRRVWDNARYIGKQEKADMFIVELGALLHDIADHKFHNNDHTVGPREARKLLATYHLDEKTIDHVAYIVGNVSFGKAGRKKTMKTLEGKVVQDADRLDAAGAIAIARTFHYGGGRQRPIYNPRVKPFKQMSVAAANRGASSLHHFYEKLLHIPELMNTKTGKRLSLRRRKIIEQFLKEFHREWIGADLK, from the coding sequence ATGCATATCAATAAAACCCAACGCACCATTATTAATCGCGTTGCTCGGGAAATGCGGCGTCGGTTCGGAGGCGAGGCGTCCGGCCACGACTGGCAGCACTTTCGTCGTGTCTGGGATAATGCCCGATACATTGGCAAGCAAGAAAAGGCAGACATGTTTATTGTTGAATTAGGCGCTCTACTGCATGACATAGCTGACCATAAATTTCATAACAATGACCATACCGTCGGACCGCGCGAAGCTCGAAAATTACTTGCCACATACCATCTTGATGAGAAAACGATCGACCATGTCGCGTATATCGTGGGCAATGTGTCATTTGGGAAAGCCGGTCGCAAAAAAACCATGAAAACCCTGGAGGGTAAAGTCGTGCAAGATGCCGATCGCCTAGACGCGGCTGGTGCCATTGCCATTGCCCGCACCTTCCACTATGGCGGCGGCCGGCAGCGACCCATCTATAACCCTCGCGTCAAACCGTTTAAACAGATGTCGGTAGCTGCGGCTAATCGCGGTGCTTCTTCTCTCCACCACTTCTATGAAAAATTGCTGCACATCCCCGAACTGATGAATACCAAAACCGGCAAACGGCTCTCCCTCCGCCGCCGAAAAATCATTGAGCAATTTCTCAAGGAGTTCCATAGAGAGTGGATTGGAGCTGATTTGAAATAA
- a CDS encoding GIY-YIG nuclease family protein: MRTFYVYIMTNDWNTVLYTGVTNDLSSRVLQHKRREVSGFTQRYHVTKLIYYEEFQYVYDAIEREKQLKGWLRRKKDELIASMNPRWKDISDGWYSKEEMLV; encoded by the coding sequence ATGAGGACTTTTTACGTCTACATCATGACGAATGACTGGAATACTGTCTTATATACGGGCGTCACGAATGATCTATCAAGCCGCGTTCTACAACACAAGCGTCGGGAAGTATCTGGTTTTACCCAGCGATATCATGTCACTAAACTAATCTATTATGAGGAATTTCAGTATGTGTATGATGCAATAGAACGGGAAAAGCAATTGAAGGGCTGGTTGCGCAGGAAAAAGGATGAATTGATCGCTAGTATGAATCCTAGGTGGAAAGATATTAGTGATGGCTGGTATAGTAAGGAGGAAATGTTAGTCTAA
- a CDS encoding FAD-dependent oxidoreductase, translated as MPEYAAKLMSQRIIAHETREFVFEKPTGFDFKPGQFMTLILPDLDMKVPKGNRRSMSIASSPTESNISFGMRMGTSAFKQRIEKLKPGEAINLMGPFGHFTMPDDVNQPLVFLAGGIGITPFLGMIKYSIDTKSPRQLYLLYGNSCISNSSYLPEIEALTKRSDKLHYLPTMSDLTHLEHEWKGQTGFINADLIKKTVPDHMRPTYMIVGPPGMVEAMVALLKEMGLPDTQIIIEKFTGY; from the coding sequence ATGCCTGAATACGCAGCCAAATTGATGAGCCAACGAATCATCGCGCATGAGACGCGAGAATTTGTTTTTGAAAAACCGACCGGTTTTGATTTCAAACCAGGTCAATTCATGACTTTGATTCTCCCCGATCTGGATATGAAAGTACCCAAAGGCAACCGCCGCAGCATGTCGATTGCCTCATCGCCTACTGAATCGAACATATCGTTCGGCATGCGCATGGGGACTTCGGCATTCAAACAGCGGATTGAAAAGCTGAAACCAGGCGAAGCAATCAACTTGATGGGACCCTTTGGTCACTTCACCATGCCTGATGATGTCAATCAACCGTTAGTATTTCTCGCCGGCGGTATCGGCATCACACCATTCCTCGGCATGATCAAATATAGTATTGATACCAAATCACCACGCCAGCTTTATCTACTCTACGGCAACAGCTGTATCAGTAATTCATCCTATCTCCCGGAAATTGAAGCGCTCACCAAGCGATCAGACAAACTGCACTATTTGCCTACGATGAGTGACCTGACACATCTCGAACATGAGTGGAAGGGACAGACCGGATTCATCAATGCAGACTTGATCAAAAAAACCGTGCCCGACCACATGAGGCCGACCTATATGATTGTCGGACCGCCGGGCATGGTGGAGGCCATGGTGGCACTACTCAAAGAAATGGGCCTCCCCGACACACAAATCATCATCGAAAAATTTACTGGATACTAA
- the pyrC gene encoding dihydroorotase, which yields MSEPLTIIRPDDFHVHLRQENALRVVAPYTARQFARALIMPNCTPPITTTQQAQEYRQQILGCVGDHSFEPLMTLYLTDQTTSDEIMQASDSGIVFAAKLYPRGATTNSETGVTDILGLYPVLETMEECDLVLSVHGEVTLTTHPNADVFDFERIFIEQVLQPIINRFSHLRVVLEHITTQDAVDFVLSSSPHVAATITPQHLMYNRNDLLVGGLHPHRYCLPIVKAATPHQSALRSVITLDSPKFFLGTDSAPHARTAKESACGCAGCFSAPCALELYAQVFEECNALHLLEAFASRRGAHFYGLPLNAGTVTLLKKPRCVPRSIPYGESGELIPFCAGEELAWRLES from the coding sequence ATGTCTGAACCATTGACGATTATTCGACCGGACGATTTTCACGTCCACCTGCGGCAGGAAAATGCTCTGCGAGTGGTCGCGCCTTACACGGCGCGGCAATTTGCTCGGGCGCTCATCATGCCCAATTGCACCCCGCCGATTACCACTACTCAGCAGGCACAGGAGTATCGCCAACAGATTCTCGGATGCGTTGGTGATCATTCTTTCGAACCGCTGATGACGCTGTATCTCACCGATCAGACGACGTCTGATGAAATTATGCAGGCAAGCGATTCTGGCATCGTTTTTGCAGCAAAGTTGTATCCGCGCGGTGCTACCACAAATTCTGAAACCGGAGTGACTGATATCCTCGGACTGTATCCGGTATTGGAAACGATGGAAGAATGTGATTTGGTGCTGTCAGTGCATGGCGAGGTCACACTCACCACGCATCCGAATGCCGATGTATTCGATTTTGAGCGCATCTTCATCGAGCAGGTGCTGCAACCGATTATCAATCGGTTTTCTCATTTGCGAGTGGTACTCGAACATATCACGACTCAGGACGCGGTTGATTTCGTCCTCTCCTCCTCCCCGCACGTTGCTGCCACCATCACGCCGCAACACCTCATGTATAATCGGAATGATTTATTGGTGGGGGGATTGCATCCGCATCGATACTGTCTGCCAATCGTGAAGGCGGCCACTCCGCATCAGTCGGCCTTGCGCAGCGTGATTACTCTGGACAGTCCGAAATTTTTTCTCGGGACTGACTCAGCGCCGCATGCACGTACGGCAAAAGAATCAGCCTGCGGTTGCGCGGGATGTTTCTCGGCACCATGCGCGCTGGAATTGTACGCACAGGTTTTTGAGGAGTGCAACGCACTGCATCTCCTTGAAGCGTTTGCCAGTCGGCGCGGGGCGCATTTTTATGGACTGCCCCTCAACGCTGGCACCGTTACCCTGCTCAAAAAGCCGCGGTGCGTGCCACGATCGATTCCCTATGGGGAATCCGGGGAATTGATTCCATTCTGTGCCGGCGAAGAACTCGCCTGGCGATTGGAATCGTAG
- the acpP gene encoding acyl carrier protein, translated as MKKALKDHASDEAIKNVTETSNFSADLELDSLDLVEMVMAIEEEFGIEIPEEDAQKLHTFGQMTDYLLERATK; from the coding sequence ATGAAAAAAGCGCTGAAGGATCACGCCTCCGATGAGGCAATCAAGAATGTGACTGAGACATCGAATTTTTCGGCAGATCTCGAACTCGATTCGCTTGACCTGGTAGAAATGGTCATGGCAATTGAGGAAGAATTCGGGATAGAAATCCCGGAAGAAGATGCTCAAAAGCTTCACACCTTCGGTCAGATGACCGACTATCTGCTCGAGCGCGCGACGAAATAA
- a CDS encoding lamin tail domain-containing protein: MQLLYIFIIFIMMVPSGFAAAEAGHVVINEIKVSGISGQSTDEYIELFNPTGNSISLTGWQLVKRTSTGTESVLVSNFGAMTVLPQRSLLITHPTGYLGKPTADLVYTTSSSIADNNTVVLKDAGGQTVDMVGYGSAQTFEGAPASNPGSTKSIERLMVGGDSDHNANDFVIRDTPTPSNSASIIPDEEPAPVVYSDAIRLAELFPNPIGTDDGEFIEVINMSGESVVVTGWQLGDTSTRRYTIPELSIPGHGYYAFQKSATGISLNNTGDTAQLYWPDGTLVDEREYATANEGQSFALVDGTWQWTDAVTPGLANEFLIANEPPVADFTTDTESVRLWQTVRFDARSSDDPDADPIEYRWDFSDGTTASGETAEHAYDRTGVFIVRLTVTDSHGAATDETQMIEVRDYDYSKGVRLFELLPSCSPADSTCEYIELCNETDQSVDLAGWQLTDQSKYYTFSEGSFIGAQSCLSADRPTTGIALNNSGDTVYLLDPSRAIIDGVTYGKASKDYSFARADGRWFWTEAMTPGAPNKIVELDVEDETNADTKNTLVDLGLVAISDVNEEMVGSRLTITGEVERVNSRGIYVMDEQGTIVRVFIQKATGIEPPKLEPGNRITVSGMLDKTSAGLRLLPQTADDIIVQSESAGETGQVLGASTDQSVVIPIESSGANHATTRYLIVAGVVVIAGVAAYIIREYRARHQS, translated from the coding sequence ATGCAACTACTATACATTTTTATCATTTTTATAATGATGGTTCCGTCTGGATTTGCCGCGGCAGAAGCTGGCCACGTTGTCATTAATGAAATTAAGGTTAGCGGTATCAGTGGCCAGAGTACTGATGAATATATTGAGCTATTTAATCCGACTGGCAATTCTATTTCACTTACTGGTTGGCAACTGGTGAAACGAACGAGCACAGGTACTGAGTCGGTATTGGTAAGTAATTTTGGTGCTATGACCGTATTACCCCAGCGCTCTCTACTCATTACTCATCCGACGGGATATCTCGGTAAACCGACGGCAGATCTAGTGTATACGACCAGTAGTTCAATTGCTGACAATAACACGGTTGTATTAAAAGACGCTGGTGGTCAAACCGTTGATATGGTTGGCTATGGCAGTGCGCAGACATTTGAGGGCGCGCCAGCGAGCAATCCGGGAAGTACGAAGAGTATTGAGCGATTGATGGTTGGTGGCGATAGTGATCATAATGCGAACGACTTTGTTATTCGTGATACGCCTACTCCGTCGAATAGCGCCTCCATAATACCGGACGAAGAACCAGCACCGGTAGTCTACTCCGATGCGATCCGATTAGCTGAATTATTTCCCAATCCGATAGGGACGGATGACGGTGAGTTCATAGAGGTGATCAACATGAGTGGAGAGAGCGTTGTGGTTACCGGCTGGCAATTAGGTGACACCAGTACCCGCCGGTATACTATTCCCGAATTATCTATTCCGGGTCATGGGTATTATGCATTTCAAAAGTCAGCGACGGGCATTTCTCTGAATAACACCGGCGATACGGCGCAGCTGTATTGGCCTGATGGCACTTTGGTTGATGAACGTGAGTATGCGACTGCCAATGAAGGTCAGTCTTTTGCTTTGGTTGATGGAACGTGGCAATGGACCGATGCGGTCACCCCTGGTTTGGCTAATGAGTTTCTGATTGCGAACGAACCGCCCGTGGCAGATTTTACGACTGATACTGAAAGCGTGCGCTTGTGGCAGACAGTGAGATTTGACGCGCGGTCAAGCGATGATCCGGATGCGGATCCGATTGAATATCGTTGGGATTTTAGTGATGGCACGACGGCATCCGGTGAAACGGCTGAACATGCCTATGATCGCACAGGGGTATTCATCGTTCGATTAACCGTCACTGATAGTCATGGCGCCGCCACTGATGAAACTCAAATGATTGAAGTTCGTGATTATGATTATTCTAAGGGCGTGAGGTTATTTGAACTATTGCCTAGCTGTTCACCAGCTGATAGTACGTGTGAATATATTGAATTGTGCAATGAGACTGATCAATCCGTTGATTTAGCAGGCTGGCAACTCACCGATCAATCAAAGTATTATACATTTTCCGAGGGCAGCTTTATTGGAGCGCAGTCGTGCCTGTCTGCCGATCGTCCAACTACCGGCATCGCCCTCAATAATAGTGGTGATACAGTTTACCTCTTGGATCCGTCGCGCGCGATTATTGACGGCGTGACCTACGGCAAAGCAAGTAAGGATTATTCTTTTGCTCGGGCCGATGGTCGATGGTTTTGGACGGAAGCGATGACGCCCGGCGCGCCGAATAAAATTGTTGAGTTAGACGTTGAAGATGAGACCAATGCAGATACCAAAAATACACTCGTTGATTTAGGCTTGGTGGCAATCAGTGATGTGAATGAGGAGATGGTTGGTTCGCGACTGACTATTACCGGTGAGGTGGAGCGGGTGAACAGCCGGGGGATTTATGTCATGGATGAGCAGGGAACTATTGTGCGAGTATTTATCCAAAAAGCTACTGGCATCGAACCGCCCAAGCTTGAGCCAGGCAACCGTATTACTGTCAGCGGAATGCTGGATAAAACTAGCGCCGGTTTGCGGTTACTGCCTCAGACCGCTGATGATATTATTGTTCAGTCGGAGAGCGCTGGGGAAACTGGTCAGGTGCTGGGCGCAAGTACGGATCAATCGGTGGTGATACCGATTGAATCAAGCGGTGCTAATCACGCCACCACTCGATATTTAATAGTGGCGGGAGTGGTGGTGATTGCTGGAGTGGCCGCTTACATTATTAGAGAATATCGAGCTCGGCATCAGTCATAG
- a CDS encoding beta-propeller domain-containing protein, with translation MTTNDISQWIIQSRAAGKTDQQIREDLRSHGWLASQIDIAMNESAVAPVRQALHAQQPVARESIGSARRAWVTMGSVLAVVVVAAALYFVNDRFDLIGGLTSSGDPVTNATLVPIRDQLAAQSTLKQFNDADELVAYLQANYSAGSYYGLSGSMARSIDAVGEAMPAPTSAVDDIGTSFGLGTTDLTDTKQSFDYSGTNLQVAGVDEADIVKTDGEYIYAVVQQKLYIVDAQPGAEAAVVATITFDDTPQDMFINGDRLVVFGADYSISEKAATDLVRSSSYTFLKIFDVTDVKNPVQLRDLDFEGYYLQSRMIENHLYLVTTQPANIAYDNPIPLILEEGKEMSTGTQPGLYYIDAPYQAQTFTVVSAVDIQSAEADVASEVILSSGAEQVYVSPTNLYLASTKYVNELQLTMDIYREVLNPRLNAEQRQQIKDIESAPNHVLSVDEKAQKIMNILTLMVEALSDNDQETLQKEVEQAVTAAYERIAPELEKTVIHRLSINKGSVTYDASGEVTGHLLNQFSMDESGGYFRIATTKSQTWLQFSSEEMESYSNVYVLDKDLEVVGRLEQLAKGEQIYSVRFMQNRAYLVTFQQTDPLFAIDLSDPRNPKVLGELKVPGFSSYLHPYDDNLLIGFGKQATDDGQVTGLKLSLFDVSDVTNLKEVDTYEFGDAGSDSIALTDHKAFLFDKEKNLLVIPVSLRTVTDDVFGSYSTHGAMVFSISPSGFEFRDRIDHSDGTADDNTIDYFYSYQYYDTMVKRSLYIDDLLYTVSNKYLKAHTLSDLKEVRTVPLGTSADDITIDVVR, from the coding sequence ATGACAACCAATGACATCAGCCAGTGGATTATTCAGTCTCGGGCAGCCGGGAAAACCGATCAGCAGATTCGAGAAGATTTGCGTTCACACGGCTGGCTAGCAAGTCAAATTGATATTGCCATGAATGAGTCAGCGGTAGCACCAGTGCGCCAGGCGCTGCATGCTCAGCAGCCGGTAGCGCGGGAAAGCATAGGGTCGGCACGTCGCGCCTGGGTGACCATGGGCTCGGTGTTGGCAGTGGTCGTGGTTGCGGCTGCGCTTTACTTCGTCAATGATCGATTTGATCTGATTGGAGGCCTCACGAGTTCCGGTGATCCCGTGACCAACGCGACGCTCGTGCCAATTCGAGATCAGTTAGCCGCCCAGAGCACACTGAAGCAATTTAATGATGCCGATGAACTTGTAGCGTATCTTCAAGCGAATTATTCCGCGGGAAGTTATTATGGCTTGAGCGGTTCAATGGCTCGATCTATAGATGCCGTTGGTGAGGCAATGCCCGCGCCGACCAGCGCCGTGGATGATATAGGCACTTCATTTGGTCTAGGGACCACGGATTTAACGGACACGAAACAATCTTTTGATTACTCTGGCACTAATCTTCAGGTAGCGGGCGTGGATGAGGCGGATATCGTCAAAACTGACGGGGAGTATATTTATGCGGTGGTGCAACAAAAATTATACATTGTTGATGCACAGCCGGGAGCGGAAGCGGCAGTGGTGGCAACGATTACATTTGATGATACGCCTCAGGATATGTTTATTAATGGCGATCGATTGGTTGTGTTTGGCGCTGATTACTCAATCAGCGAAAAGGCCGCAACTGATCTAGTGCGTTCATCAAGCTATACCTTCCTGAAGATTTTTGATGTGACTGACGTTAAAAATCCCGTGCAGTTACGAGATTTAGACTTTGAGGGATATTATCTCCAGTCCCGTATGATTGAGAATCATCTCTACTTGGTGACTACCCAACCGGCGAATATCGCCTATGATAATCCGATTCCCCTTATCTTAGAAGAGGGTAAAGAGATGTCTACTGGCACTCAGCCAGGTCTCTATTATATTGATGCGCCATATCAAGCGCAGACCTTTACGGTGGTATCGGCAGTTGATATCCAATCAGCCGAGGCAGATGTGGCGAGCGAGGTGATTCTCTCTAGCGGAGCAGAGCAAGTGTACGTTTCGCCAACTAATTTGTATTTGGCCTCGACGAAATATGTAAATGAACTTCAGCTGACCATGGATATATATCGGGAAGTGCTGAACCCACGTTTGAACGCTGAACAGCGGCAGCAGATCAAAGATATTGAATCGGCGCCAAATCACGTGCTCTCGGTTGATGAAAAAGCTCAGAAAATAATGAATATCCTAACGCTCATGGTTGAGGCGCTTTCCGATAACGATCAGGAAACGCTGCAGAAAGAAGTCGAGCAGGCCGTGACGGCGGCCTATGAGCGGATTGCGCCTGAGCTAGAGAAAACGGTTATACATCGTTTATCAATCAATAAGGGATCGGTGACTTATGATGCGAGCGGCGAGGTGACGGGGCATCTTCTCAACCAGTTCTCTATGGATGAGTCAGGCGGGTATTTCCGCATTGCCACGACGAAGAGCCAAACCTGGTTACAATTTTCTTCAGAGGAAATGGAATCATATAGTAATGTGTATGTGCTTGATAAAGATTTGGAGGTAGTTGGACGCCTCGAACAGCTGGCTAAAGGGGAGCAGATCTATTCAGTGCGGTTTATGCAGAATCGCGCCTATTTGGTGACGTTCCAGCAAACTGACCCGCTCTTTGCTATTGATCTGTCTGATCCGCGGAATCCAAAAGTTCTAGGCGAATTGAAAGTGCCTGGCTTCTCCTCATATCTTCATCCCTACGACGACAATCTGTTAATTGGCTTTGGCAAGCAAGCGACGGATGATGGCCAGGTAACGGGTTTGAAATTATCCCTCTTCGATGTGTCTGACGTGACCAATCTGAAAGAAGTAGACACCTATGAATTCGGTGATGCGGGCAGTGATTCTATCGCTCTTACTGACCACAAAGCATTTCTCTTTGATAAGGAGAAAAATTTGCTTGTCATCCCCGTTTCCCTCCGTACGGTGACGGACGATGTGTTTGGTTCATATTCGACGCATGGAGCGATGGTATTTAGCATTTCACCGAGCGGTTTTGAATTCCGCGATCGGATCGACCATTCTGATGGAACCGCCGATGACAATACTATTGACTATTTCTACTCCTATCAATATTATGACACGATGGTGAAACGAAGCCTGTATATTGATGACCTATTGTATACTGTTTCCAATAAATACTTGAAGGCGCACACCTTAAGCGATCTGAAGGAGGTTCGCACGGTTCCCCTGGGCACCTCGGCTGACGATATCACCATAGACGTTGTTCGATAA